One stretch of Arachis hypogaea cultivar Tifrunner chromosome 20, arahy.Tifrunner.gnm2.J5K5, whole genome shotgun sequence DNA includes these proteins:
- the LOC112786037 gene encoding uncharacterized protein, producing the protein MKPETEGGDAFVTNGFSNWKKKERLQIHVGIHDSAHNQAWRKCEALMRPKQHITAAIEKQSEQAKKNYQIHLTATIDCIRFLLRQGLAFRGNDETDDSVNQGNFLELLNFLAQHNEEIDRAFKNARGNLKLIAPSIQKDIVRAAARETTKVIVDDLGDELFAVLVDEARDISIKEQMSVCLRYVNKEGQVREHFLGLVHVSNTNALSLKLALESLLETYNLSLSRVRGQGYDGASNMQGEFNGLKTLILKENSYAFYVHCFAHQLQLALVTVARK; encoded by the coding sequence ATGAAACCCGAGACTGAAGGTGGTGATGCTTTTGTAACTAATGGCTtttcaaattggaaaaaaaaggagagactACAAATTCATGTTGGGATTCATGATAGCGCTCATAATCAGGCTTGGAGAAAATGTGAAGCACTTATGAGACCAAAACAACACATCACTGCTGCTATTGAAAAACAATCTGAGCAAGCTAAAAAGAATTATCAAATTCACTTGACAGCAACAATTGATTGTATTAGATTTCTTTTGCGACAAGGATTGGCCTTTCGTGGTAATGATGAGACGGATGATTCTGTTAACCAAGGAAATTTTTTGGAACTTCTAAATTTTCTTGCGCAACATAATGAAGAGATTGATCGTGCTTTCAAAAATGCTCGTGGAAATCTTAAACTAATAGCACCCTCAATCCAAAAAGACATTGTAAGAGCTGCTGCAAGGGAAACGACAAAAGTCATTGTTGATGATCTTGGTGATGAATTATTTGCTGTATTGGTTGATGAAGCCCGCGACATTTCCATTAAGGAGCAAATGTCAGTTTGCTTAAGGTATGTGAACAAAGAAGGACAAGTTAGGGAGCATTTTCTTGGTCTTGTTCATGTTTCTAATACTAATGCTTTATCTCTAAAATTAGCATTGGAGTCATTATTAGAAACATATAATTTAAGTTTATCAAGAGTACGTGGACAAGGATATGATGGTGCAAGTAACATGCAAGGAGAATTTAATGGTTTGAAAACTTTGATATTGAAAGAAAATTCTTATGCTTTCTATGTACATTGCTTTGCCCACCAACTTCAGTTAGCTCTTGTAACGGTTGCAAGAAAATAA